A stretch of the Thiomicrorhabdus xiamenensis genome encodes the following:
- a CDS encoding CobW family GTP-binding protein, which translates to MAGIPTYLISGLLGSGKTTCLRQLIKQKPENENWAVLINEFGEVDIDGATLSQNNAVTIKAVSGGCICCSAQFNLAQALGELSRQPIDKLFIEPTGLGHPAKVLDTLKQFPQFTLHKTLCVITPQQLTEVRWQKSQVMRDLVTLADLIVLNKTDLSSQQEVTKSQAILKRLYTQKTILPTQFAQITIEQLKPPEQARPLFQFQAVATDFSLKQNADAVHASENRDWNSTLPGVEQAFLQIDPQNGRLLAIGWQFSAEVQFNRIALKAWIDNFAPLMARAKGLVRTGKEWQLLNYIDNHLQLEDIAWRQDSRLECLFTEAPNSIPPHKDTIISMESQLLSAIQLR; encoded by the coding sequence ATGGCCGGCATTCCGACGTATTTAATCAGCGGTCTCCTCGGCAGCGGTAAAACCACCTGTCTAAGGCAGCTGATTAAACAGAAACCGGAAAACGAAAACTGGGCGGTACTGATCAACGAATTCGGCGAAGTCGATATTGACGGTGCCACCCTGTCGCAAAACAACGCCGTCACGATTAAAGCCGTTTCCGGCGGCTGCATCTGCTGCTCCGCGCAGTTCAATCTGGCTCAAGCGCTCGGGGAATTGAGTCGTCAGCCAATCGACAAACTGTTTATCGAACCGACCGGACTCGGCCACCCGGCCAAGGTGCTCGATACTCTGAAACAGTTCCCGCAGTTCACCCTCCACAAAACCCTGTGTGTGATCACGCCACAGCAACTGACCGAAGTACGCTGGCAAAAATCGCAGGTCATGCGCGATCTGGTGACACTGGCCGATCTGATCGTGCTCAACAAAACCGACCTGAGCTCGCAACAAGAAGTGACGAAGAGTCAGGCGATCCTTAAACGGCTATATACTCAAAAAACAATACTGCCGACACAGTTTGCCCAAATCACCATCGAGCAACTCAAGCCACCCGAGCAAGCTCGCCCCCTTTTTCAGTTTCAGGCCGTTGCAACGGATTTCAGCCTTAAACAGAACGCGGACGCAGTGCATGCAAGCGAAAACCGCGACTGGAACAGCACCCTTCCCGGTGTCGAACAGGCTTTTCTGCAAATCGATCCGCAAAACGGCCGACTGCTCGCTATTGGCTGGCAATTCAGTGCCGAAGTGCAGTTTAACCGCATCGCATTGAAGGCCTGGATAGACAATTTCGCTCCTCTTATGGCTCGCGCTAAAGGCTTGGTGCGCACAGGAAAAGAGTGGCAGCTATTGAATTATATTGATAACCATTTACAATTAGAAGATATTGCCTGGCGACAAGATAGCCGACTGGAATGTCTATTTACAGAAGCACCAAACAGCATCCCACCGCATAAAGACACTATTATTTCTATGGAATCTCAATTGCTTAGCGCTATCCAGCTTCGCTAA
- the folE2 gene encoding GTP cyclohydrolase FolE2 has product MTKHMPDIACQPHQTPQGTLNWVGMSGIELPVLVQQGTDASQSVRMSSLAQAYVNLGNPLSKGIHMSRLYLILDQMATEEPLSPNRVKAILDKFIESHEGLSSHAFVEFKFDYYERRNSLKSDNSGWKHYPCTVRGEMRDGNFDCEISIEVPYSSTCPCSAALSRQLIQEAFERDFDGKDLSYAEVMAWLGTPEGICATPHSQRSYAQVKVKVEESDSLGISNLINDIEAALQTPVQAAVKREDEQEFARLNASNLMFCEDASRRLQAALSAQEEHYLDFWVRVNHLESLHPHDAVAIVTKGIDGGYTDEPNLMDPMK; this is encoded by the coding sequence ATGACTAAGCACATGCCCGATATCGCGTGTCAGCCGCACCAAACACCACAAGGAACCCTTAATTGGGTCGGAATGAGCGGCATTGAACTGCCTGTTTTGGTTCAACAAGGAACGGATGCCTCGCAAAGCGTTCGTATGTCCTCTTTAGCCCAAGCTTACGTCAATCTAGGAAACCCGCTCAGCAAGGGTATCCATATGTCACGACTGTATCTGATCCTCGATCAGATGGCAACCGAAGAGCCGCTTTCACCGAACCGCGTTAAAGCGATTTTGGATAAATTCATTGAATCGCATGAAGGACTGAGTTCGCATGCGTTTGTTGAGTTCAAGTTTGATTACTACGAGCGCCGTAACTCGCTGAAAAGCGACAACAGCGGTTGGAAACACTATCCGTGCACTGTCCGCGGTGAAATGCGTGACGGCAATTTTGATTGTGAGATATCCATCGAAGTACCTTACTCTTCAACCTGTCCTTGCTCGGCTGCACTTTCTCGCCAGCTGATTCAGGAAGCGTTTGAAAGAGATTTCGACGGTAAAGATCTGAGTTATGCCGAAGTCATGGCTTGGCTGGGCACACCGGAAGGTATCTGTGCGACGCCGCATAGCCAGCGCTCTTATGCTCAGGTCAAGGTCAAAGTCGAGGAAAGCGATTCATTGGGCATTTCCAATCTGATTAACGACATTGAAGCCGCTCTGCAAACGCCGGTACAGGCCGCGGTTAAACGTGAAGACGAACAGGAATTCGCACGCCTGAATGCCTCCAACCTGATGTTCTGCGAAGACGCCAGTCGTCGTTTGCAGGCCGCTCTTAGCGCTCAGGAAGAACATTACCTGGATTTCTGGGTACGCGTTAACCACCTGGAAAGCCTGCACCCGCACGATGCGGTAGCGATTGTCACCAAAGGGATCGACGGCGGTTACACCGACGAACCGAATTTGATGGATCCTATGAAGTAA
- a CDS encoding cupin domain-containing protein: MQLDNIFKALPENLDLEIFETLVESSSIRIERIVSKGHTSPERGWYDQNENEWVLVLEGKAILEFSDGTQYPLTAGDYLNIPAHTQHKVAWSDPDKITIWLAVFYL, encoded by the coding sequence ATGCAACTGGACAATATCTTTAAAGCACTCCCAGAAAACCTTGATTTAGAAATTTTTGAAACCCTTGTCGAGTCCTCATCGATAAGAATTGAGCGCATTGTTTCCAAGGGGCATACGTCGCCGGAGAGAGGCTGGTATGATCAGAATGAAAATGAGTGGGTTTTAGTTTTGGAAGGCAAGGCGATTCTGGAATTTAGTGATGGCACTCAATACCCGCTGACTGCCGGCGATTATCTGAATATCCCGGCACATACACAACACAAGGTGGCTTGGAGCGATCCAGATAAAATTACTATCTGGCTTGCGGTGTTTTATCTGTAA
- a CDS encoding helix-hairpin-helix domain-containing protein, which translates to MHLTEIKNFRDIPNVGAAIEGKFMTLGLKSPQELIHKDPYQLYEDLCEIMQTRLDPCLLDVFISAVRYMQGEPAQKWWHYTPERKQRMSSKK; encoded by the coding sequence ATGCACCTAACCGAAATCAAAAATTTCCGTGACATTCCCAATGTCGGCGCAGCCATTGAAGGCAAGTTCATGACACTGGGTCTGAAAAGCCCTCAGGAACTGATCCATAAAGACCCTTATCAACTGTATGAAGACCTTTGCGAGATTATGCAAACAAGACTCGACCCCTGTCTGCTGGATGTTTTTATCTCCGCTGTCCGCTATATGCAAGGCGAACCGGCACAGAAATGGTGGCACTACACTCCGGAGCGTAAACAGAGAATGTCGTCAAAAAAATGA
- a CDS encoding damage-control phosphatase ARMT1 family protein — MKSQPECFSCLYAQALKTSRLLKLNDEECKAVLDRAAQILQSHSLDSTAPQMAKEIYQAVSEISGIDDPVKEAKQIALEQAQKVDTSQINTLEEALKLSVIGNVIDFGAPNQFNLQATVDSHFHEPFARNDILKLEADLVSARSLVLIGDNVGEHILDLHLLKIIKQRYPHLQLYFFVRGRPVINDVTIAEAKIFEGTAEVIDSGVATPGYDLSEVNERSFELFKNADVVLAKGMGNFESLYRQTPRDVYYLFIVKCEVIARAIKQSVKDMILWKEESL; from the coding sequence ATGAAATCCCAGCCGGAATGTTTTTCCTGTTTGTATGCACAGGCCCTGAAAACCAGTCGTCTGCTGAAGTTGAACGATGAGGAGTGTAAAGCGGTGTTGGATCGGGCCGCCCAGATTCTGCAATCACATTCACTGGATTCCACCGCGCCACAGATGGCGAAAGAGATTTATCAGGCAGTCAGTGAGATTAGCGGTATTGACGATCCGGTAAAGGAAGCGAAACAGATCGCGCTTGAGCAGGCGCAAAAGGTCGATACTTCGCAGATTAACACGCTGGAGGAAGCTCTCAAGCTCAGCGTGATCGGCAATGTAATCGATTTCGGAGCGCCTAATCAGTTTAACCTCCAGGCAACCGTCGATTCGCATTTTCATGAACCTTTTGCCAGAAACGATATTCTTAAATTGGAAGCGGATTTAGTGTCCGCCCGTTCGCTGGTTCTGATCGGTGATAATGTCGGCGAGCATATTCTTGATCTGCATCTGCTCAAAATCATTAAGCAGCGATACCCGCATCTGCAGCTGTATTTCTTCGTGCGTGGCAGGCCGGTGATCAATGATGTAACCATCGCGGAAGCTAAGATTTTTGAAGGGACAGCGGAAGTCATTGACTCCGGGGTGGCCACGCCGGGCTATGATCTGAGCGAAGTCAACGAGCGTTCTTTTGAACTGTTTAAAAACGCGGATGTCGTACTCGCCAAAGGGATGGGGAATTTTGAAAGCCTTTACCGGCAGACCCCGCGCGATGTCTATTATCTGTTTATCGTTAAATGCGAGGTGATTGCCAGAGCCATTAAGCAGTCGGTCAAGGATATGATTTTATGGAAAGAAGAGTCTCTTTAA
- a CDS encoding GIY-YIG nuclease family protein: protein MSNHDINTDPQASELCWSVYLLRCADNSLYCGITNNLSKRLKQHNGELVGGAKYTKSRQPCRLVYSEQASSRSHASQREYQIKRLSKAEKERLAQAV from the coding sequence ATGTCTAATCACGATATTAATACGGATCCTCAGGCGTCCGAGCTCTGCTGGTCGGTTTATCTTTTGCGTTGCGCCGATAATTCGCTTTATTGCGGCATTACCAATAATCTTTCCAAGCGCCTGAAGCAGCACAACGGAGAGTTGGTCGGGGGGGCGAAATACACCAAAAGCCGCCAGCCATGCCGATTGGTTTACTCTGAACAAGCCTCCAGTCGCAGCCATGCGAGCCAGAGAGAGTATCAGATTAAACGCCTGTCCAAGGCCGAAAAAGAGCGTCTGGCGCAAGCTGTATAA
- a CDS encoding MBL fold metallo-hydrolase yields MKLLNRSRFFVSKTGVLFAGIVLGLTANNAVAQEKDPYLAGFEAYAKEVRSYTDSLYKAVNSYVADAERTEKSVGYIGRVLPIPKAQKVTDGVYTVVGSMIWHNPANFGLNNNLSFIVFEDGVFVFNAGANPALAYSLHQQIKQVTSKPVKWVAVENNQGHAYLGASYWVDVGVKNLYSSQLANDQFDAAFDMIKAEWGTRVGKELTLHARNVSDKFTTFENELAIDVGGGEKVILKDFGPGHTPASTSAYIPSRKVILTGDLGFNERMPVFFSYTDSFAWEASFKRMMDEIPADTIVVPGHGTPTDMQTAKKQMYDYLVYMHKEVQKVVDAGGKMEDAVQVDQSMYKDRPVFQQAATNNAEHIYIEITGGDF; encoded by the coding sequence ATGAAGTTGCTGAACCGATCTCGTTTTTTTGTCAGTAAAACCGGTGTCCTGTTTGCCGGAATCGTTCTAGGATTGACGGCAAATAATGCTGTTGCGCAGGAGAAAGATCCTTACCTGGCGGGCTTCGAGGCCTATGCAAAGGAGGTGCGAAGCTATACCGACAGTCTGTATAAGGCGGTTAACAGTTATGTTGCCGACGCCGAACGCACTGAAAAATCGGTTGGCTATATTGGACGCGTATTGCCGATTCCAAAAGCGCAAAAGGTCACCGATGGCGTCTATACGGTGGTAGGCAGTATGATCTGGCATAACCCGGCGAATTTCGGCCTCAATAACAACCTCTCCTTTATTGTTTTCGAGGACGGCGTCTTTGTTTTCAATGCCGGAGCCAATCCGGCTCTGGCTTACAGTTTGCACCAGCAGATCAAGCAGGTAACCAGCAAGCCGGTCAAATGGGTGGCGGTCGAAAATAATCAGGGACACGCCTATCTCGGCGCCAGCTACTGGGTCGATGTCGGTGTGAAAAACCTCTATTCGAGCCAGTTGGCGAATGATCAGTTTGATGCCGCTTTTGACATGATTAAAGCGGAGTGGGGTACTCGCGTCGGCAAGGAATTAACTCTGCATGCACGAAATGTATCCGACAAATTCACGACTTTCGAGAATGAACTGGCCATTGATGTTGGTGGCGGAGAGAAAGTGATACTGAAGGACTTCGGTCCAGGGCATACTCCGGCTTCGACCAGTGCCTATATTCCGTCGCGTAAGGTGATTCTTACCGGCGATCTCGGTTTTAACGAGCGTATGCCGGTATTCTTCAGCTACACGGATTCTTTTGCGTGGGAAGCCTCGTTCAAGAGGATGATGGATGAAATTCCGGCAGATACGATTGTTGTGCCGGGACATGGTACGCCGACCGATATGCAGACGGCGAAGAAACAGATGTATGATTATCTGGTTTATATGCATAAGGAAGTGCAAAAAGTCGTAGATGCCGGCGGCAAGATGGAAGACGCCGTGCAGGTCGATCAATCGATGTATAAGGATCGTCCGGTTTTCCAGCAGGCGGCGACCAATAATGCTGAGCATATTTACATCGAAATTACCGGCGGCGACTTTTAA
- a CDS encoding AI-2E family transporter encodes MRDSRPYEEGFLIILLLLAIVGLFWLFNPFLEALFFAMIVATASYPYYLKLQKRFDYSPTVASGVMSTLIFLGVIAPVTYLLVEISLQVGQLYGQAQTWLGQQSPESLAKLNASLIAYLPISENTQMDLLAQLKAHSQKILDFVQKVTVFLLQGVLGTTSSFITFLGLSVFALFFFYRDGSAIARHLKVLSPLENKFDSMIMNRFSSLSSVLTLSVLGIAVLQGVSFAVLAWILGLPGMFIGMAIAVTSFVPIVGAALVWVPLVIYTGLQGEYISAVVIAVWGIVVTGFIIDNVVRPILIKRLTAVVGGGGNDMAVANHTLITVLSTFAGLIHFGVIGLFFGPVIAAMAITIFDVYEEMHSERLDRT; translated from the coding sequence ATGCGTGACAGTCGTCCTTATGAGGAAGGTTTTTTAATTATTTTGCTGCTGTTGGCCATTGTCGGCCTCTTCTGGCTTTTTAACCCTTTTCTGGAAGCGTTGTTTTTCGCCATGATCGTCGCAACCGCCAGTTATCCTTACTATCTCAAGCTGCAGAAACGTTTCGACTATTCGCCGACGGTTGCTTCTGGGGTGATGAGCACGCTGATCTTTCTTGGTGTCATCGCGCCGGTAACCTATCTGTTGGTAGAAATCAGTTTGCAGGTCGGACAGTTGTATGGTCAGGCCCAGACCTGGCTCGGCCAGCAGAGCCCGGAATCTCTGGCCAAGCTGAATGCTTCGCTGATCGCTTATCTGCCGATCAGCGAAAATACCCAGATGGATCTGCTGGCGCAACTGAAAGCGCATTCGCAGAAGATCCTCGACTTTGTTCAGAAAGTGACCGTTTTTCTGCTACAGGGTGTATTGGGGACGACCTCTTCTTTTATTACTTTCCTTGGCTTGTCGGTTTTTGCGCTGTTTTTTTTCTATCGTGACGGCAGTGCGATCGCCAGGCATCTTAAAGTACTTTCGCCTCTGGAAAACAAGTTCGATAGTATGATTATGAACCGTTTTTCCAGCCTCTCCAGCGTGTTGACTTTGAGTGTACTGGGCATCGCTGTTCTGCAAGGCGTTTCGTTTGCGGTATTGGCATGGATCCTTGGATTGCCGGGGATGTTCATCGGTATGGCGATTGCCGTGACCTCTTTTGTGCCGATTGTCGGCGCGGCGCTGGTATGGGTGCCTCTGGTGATCTATACCGGCTTGCAGGGTGAGTATATCAGCGCCGTGGTTATCGCTGTCTGGGGGATCGTGGTCACCGGTTTTATTATTGATAATGTTGTCCGTCCGATTCTGATTAAGCGCTTGACGGCGGTGGTCGGTGGCGGAGGCAACGATATGGCGGTGGCCAATCATACCTTGATTACGGTACTGTCCACCTTTGCCGGCTTGATCCATTTCGGTGTCATCGGCCTGTTCTTCGGTCCGGTTATCGCCGCGATGGCGATAACCATTTTCGATGTTTATGAAGAGATGCATTCAGAGCGATTAGACCGTACATAA
- the ppnN gene encoding nucleotide 5'-monophosphate nucleosidase PpnN, with amino-acid sequence MNTDIAEVIIRPEGSLQILSYQEANQLSDATQSGLNEILRQCALAVLNTGSNEDNMLTLLEKYQDFDIMVSVKGRGVQLIIKNAPRHAFVDNQLIVGLKEHLYAVIRDLVYARNDVLDSGQFNLLRSHGITNAIFHIARNAQLLKANTTPNIVVCWGGHSVSGEEYKYSKHLGYELGLRNLDICTGCGPGVMKGPMKGAMLGHGKQRYQHGRYIGITEPGIIAAEAPNAFVTELCIMPDIEKRLEAFVRLGHGIVIFPGGAGTMEELLYLISILLHPENQDIPMPVILTGNEASREYFDAIMEFISETLGAKACELFEVIIEHPRDVATKMKFAMETVRQDRKASSDAYYFNWRLTLELDQQQPFIPTHENMANLDLHKDQPAYKLASQLRKAFSGIVAGNVKAEGLREIEQHGPFRISGDADIMHAMDKLLQKFVDQKRMKLDASDYNPCYTIVHQE; translated from the coding sequence ATGAATACCGATATCGCTGAAGTCATTATTCGTCCGGAAGGCTCATTGCAGATCCTTTCCTATCAGGAAGCCAATCAGTTGAGCGATGCAACCCAAAGCGGCTTGAACGAGATTTTGCGCCAATGTGCGCTGGCGGTTCTCAATACCGGCTCAAACGAAGACAATATGCTCACGCTACTGGAAAAATATCAGGACTTCGACATTATGGTCAGTGTCAAAGGCCGCGGCGTTCAATTAATTATTAAAAACGCGCCGCGCCACGCCTTTGTCGATAACCAGTTAATTGTCGGTCTTAAAGAACATCTGTACGCGGTTATCCGCGACCTTGTCTATGCGCGCAACGATGTGCTCGACAGCGGACAGTTTAATTTGCTGCGCAGCCACGGCATTACCAATGCCATTTTCCATATCGCTCGCAATGCCCAACTGCTCAAAGCCAATACTACACCGAATATCGTTGTCTGCTGGGGCGGCCATTCGGTATCCGGCGAAGAGTACAAATACAGTAAACATCTCGGCTATGAACTCGGATTGCGTAATCTGGATATCTGTACCGGTTGTGGCCCGGGAGTCATGAAAGGCCCGATGAAAGGCGCTATGCTCGGCCACGGAAAACAGCGTTATCAGCACGGCCGTTATATCGGTATTACCGAACCGGGCATTATCGCCGCCGAAGCGCCAAACGCCTTTGTCACCGAACTATGCATTATGCCGGACATCGAAAAACGTCTGGAAGCCTTTGTCCGCCTCGGGCACGGCATCGTGATTTTCCCGGGCGGCGCCGGCACCATGGAAGAATTGCTGTATCTGATCAGCATCCTGCTGCACCCGGAAAACCAGGACATTCCGATGCCGGTTATATTGACCGGGAATGAGGCCAGCCGCGAATATTTCGACGCCATTATGGAATTTATTAGCGAAACGCTTGGCGCCAAAGCCTGTGAACTGTTCGAAGTCATTATCGAACATCCGCGCGATGTTGCGACCAAAATGAAATTCGCAATGGAAACGGTGCGTCAGGATCGGAAAGCCTCCAGCGACGCCTACTACTTCAACTGGCGCCTGACACTGGAACTGGATCAGCAACAGCCGTTTATTCCAACCCACGAAAACATGGCCAATCTGGACCTGCATAAGGATCAGCCGGCCTATAAACTCGCCAGTCAGCTGCGTAAGGCGTTCTCCGGTATTGTTGCCGGAAACGTCAAGGCGGAAGGCCTCAGAGAGATCGAACAGCACGGTCCTTTCCGCATCAGTGGCGACGCCGATATTATGCACGCTATGGATAAGCTGCTGCAGAAGTTCGTCGATCAAAAACGCATGAAACTCGATGCCAGCGACTATAACCCCTGTTATACAATAGTGCACCAAGAATAA